A window of Malania oleifera isolate guangnan ecotype guangnan chromosome 5, ASM2987363v1, whole genome shotgun sequence contains these coding sequences:
- the LOC131156658 gene encoding subtilisin-like protease SBT1.6 encodes MPTFHGLSSLHSLSPMATRLCNSNSLLSLTIVFFLFALPSKALTQFTDPTAKTFIFRIDRNAKPSIFPTHYHWYSSEFADPARILHVYDNVFHGFSAVLTPAQAASVVQHESVLAVLEDRRRELHTTRSPQFLGLRNQRGLWSESDYGSDVIIGIFDTGIWPERRSFLDRRLGEIPSRWKGICQTGDRFSALNCNRKVIGARFFVKGHEAAARAAGLSGMNQTVEFRSPRDADGHGTHTASTAAGRYVFGASMAGYASGIAKGVAPKGRLAVYKVCWKGSGCYDSDILAAFDAAVSDGVDVISISIGGGDGISTPYYLDPIAIGSYGAVSRGVFVSSSGGNDGPNVMSVTNLAPWLTTVGAGTIDRNFPAYVVLGDGRRLSGVSLYSGRPLNGKMFPLVYPGKSGVLAASLCMENSLDSNIVEGKIVICDRGNNPRVAKGLVVKKAGGVGMILANAASSGEGLVGDAHLLPACGIGAEEGDAIKAYLSTAGATGTIDFRGTVIGIKPAPVVASFSARGPNGLNPEILKPDLIAPGVNILAGWTDAVGPTGLDTDPRKTEFNILSGTSMACPHVSGAAALLKSAHPDWSPAMIRSAMMTTANTINNQLKLMTDEATGKPSTPYDFGAGHLNLDGALNPGLVYDISNDDYVRFLCAIGYDPKSIQVITRTPVNCPKRKASPENLNYPSMVALIPTTKIGVTKKTFVRTVTNVDTDPNAVYSAKILSPSRGVTVAVRPAKLVFTPAIKKRSFVVTVTADGRNMVVDESGAVFGSLMWSDAKNHTVRSPIVVTQADPL; translated from the coding sequence ATGCCTACCTTCCATGGTCTCAGCtcactccactctctctctcccatggCGACCCGTCTCTGCAACTCCAACTCTTTACTCTCTCTAACTATCGTCTTCTTCTTATTTGCACTTCCTTCGAAAGCCCTAACCCAGTTCACCGATCCGACGGCCAAGACCTTTATATTCCGCATCGACAGGAACGCCAAGCCGTCCATCTTCCCCACCCACTACCACTGGTACAGCTCCGAGTTTGCCGACCCAGCTCGTATACTTCACGTCTACGACAACGTCTTCCATGGCTTCTCAGCCGTTCTCACTCCCGCCCAGGCTGCTTCCGTCGTGCAGCACGAGTCGGTGCTCGCCGTCTTGGAGGACCGCCGCCGGGAGCTCCACACCACGCGCTCGCCGCAGTTCCTGGGTCTGAGGAACCAGCGCGGTCTCTGGTCGGAATCCGACTACGGCTCAGACGTCATCATCGGCATCTTCGATACCGGAATCTGGCCGGAGCGACGGAGCTTCTTAGATCGGCGTCTTGGCGAGATCCCCAGTCGGTGGAAAGGCATCTGCCAGACCGGAGATCGGTTCTCTGCGTTGAACTGTAATCGGAAGGTGATCGGCGCTAGGTTTTTCGTGAAAGGTCACGAAGCGGCGGCAAGGGCGGCGGGGCTCTCGGGAATGAACCAGACCGTTGAGTTTCGGTCTCCGAGAGACGCCGACGGTCACGGAACTCACACGGCTTCCACCGCCGCCGGTCGGTACGTCTTTGGGGCGAGCATGGCCGGATATGCTTCTGGAATTGCCAAAGGTGTAGCTCCGAAAGGTCGATTGGCTGTGTACAAGGTGTGCTGGAAGGGCTCTGGTTGCTACGATTCCGATATTCTCGCGGCGTTCGACGCCGCAGTTTCAGACGGCGTCGATGTCATATCGATCTCAATTGGAGGCGGCGACGGCATCTCGACGCCGTATTATCTCGATCCGATCGCAATCGGATCTTACGGTGCTGTGTCCAGGGGAGTTTTTGTGTCCTCGTCGGGTGGGAACGATGGACCTAATGTAATGTCGGTGACAAACCTGGCGCCGTGGCTCACCACCGTCGGAGCTGGCACTATTGATCGGAACTTCCCCGCCTACGTCGTTCTCGGCGACGGACGGAGATTATCTGGTGTGTCGCTGTATTCGGGACGGCCTTTGAACGGGAAAATGTTTCCTCTGGTTTATCCCGGCAAGTCGGGGGTACTTGCTGCTTCACTCTGTATGGAGAACTCGCTCGATTCTAACATTGTGGAGGGGAAGATAGTGATTTGTGATCGCGGAAACAATCCTCGAGTCGCGAAGGGACTGGTCGTGAAGAAGGCCGGAGGTGTCGGCATGATCCTGGCCAACGCAGCCTCCAGCGGCGAAGGCCTAGTCGGGGATGCACACCTTCTCCCCGCCTGTGGCATCGGTGCAGAAGAAGGCGACGCAATAAAAGCTTACTTGTCGACCGCTGGCGCCACTGGTACAATCGATTTCAGAGGTACTGTAATCGGAATTAAGCCGGCGCCGGTCGTTGCTTCGTTCTCCGCCCGTGGACCCAACGGCTTGAATCCCGAGATACTAAAGCCCGACCTGATAGCTCCCGGAGTTAACATTCTCGCTGGCTGGACCGACGCTGTCGGTCCCACCGGCTTGGACACCGATCCCCGGAAAACAGAGTTCAACATTTTGTCCGGAACATCAATGGCGTGCCCGCACGTCAGCGGTGCGGCAGCTCTGCTAAAATCTGCGCATCCCGATTGGTCCCCGGCAATGATTAGATCCGCCATGATGACGACGGCGAACACAATTAACAACCAGCTCAAGCTTATGACCGATGAAGCGACGGGGAAACCATCTACTCCGTACGATTTCGGTGCCGGCCATCTCAATCTGGATGGCGCCCTCAATCCGGGACTGGTCTACGATATCTCGAATGACGATTACGTGAGATTCCTGTGCGCGATTGGGTACGACCCTAAGTCGATTCAAGTGATTACTCGCACGCCGGTGAATTGTCCGAAACGAAAGGCGTCGCCGGAGAACTTGAATTACCCCTCGATGGTCGCGCTGATTCCGACCACAAAAATTGGGGTAACGAAGAAGACGTTCGTTCGGACGGTGACGAACGTCGATACGGATCCAAACGCGGTTTATTCGGCGAAAATACTGTCTCCGTCGAGAGGCGTAACGGTGGCGGTGAGGCCGGCCAAGCTGGTATTCACCCCGGCGATCAAGAAACGAAGTTTCGTGGTGACTGTGACTGCAGACGGCCGGAACATGGTGGTCGATGAGTCGGGTGCGGTATTCGGGTCACTGATGTGGTCGGATGCGAAAAATCACACGGTTCGGAGCCCCATAGTAGTGACTCAAGCGGACCCTCTTTAG